GTTGATGAAGTCGACCTGGTgattaattacacaaaaattATTGAGGACCCAAAGGCAGGGCTTCATGAAGCTACTTTTTTAACGAaggttgttaaaaatatcttaaaggaaaaggtactGAAGGTTATAATTGAAGTTGGGGCCCTCAAATCCGAGGATTTAATTATCCAGACAACCTTAGCTGTGTTGGAGGGAAATGCCGACTTTGTCAAGACATCAACGGGAAAGGCACAAGTCAATGTGACACCCAGTACAGCCAAATCTATAATCAAGGCAATGAAACTCCACTTGGCAAAAaatccagaaaaaaaagataaaattgGACTAAAAATTTCGGGGAGTATAAAAGACCTCAGCTTGGCCAGCTACTACATTTTGCTCGCCAGGGATGTGTTTAATGCCCTGACCTGCCACCCGAACCATTTCCGCATCGGGTCGTCGTCCCTTGTGCCCAGGCTCCGGAAAATTATTGAGAAGTGTCCTCCTTGTTAGCAAGTCGCCAAAAAAAAGCGGGCctcaaaaaggaaggaagaaaaaaaggagcaaaccACTATCGATGTAAATCAACACAGCGCCGATACCCATCTGCTCGCCATTGTCCACCTTAAAGTGGACCAGTCCCACACGCTGACCACTCCAGGCGGAGTGGTTTTTACATattcatgtatgtatgtatacatatatatatatatatatatacatttttttttttttccacgaaaaaatgcataaccCCAAATTGCACACACGGTGTTGATTAAATAATTGCAAAAATTATGCGGCGGTAAAGTTTCGAAAATTCGAAGCGGAAAAATGGTGAACACCTCCGCGAGATGAACACGGCATCATTAGGACAAACATCGGGCGCGGGggcaaattgaaaaaaaaaaaattaaagctGAACAAAGAgattaaaaagaatgagaAGCAGCACCAGG
Above is a window of Plasmodium knowlesi strain H genome assembly, chromosome: 6 DNA encoding:
- a CDS encoding deoxyribose-phosphate aldolase, putative; the encoded protein is MANYAETFAAWTAICLTDHTLLGDNVTEEDVRALCQEAVKTCPFAAAVCVHPHFVKFINEHIKKEIVPFKPKVACVINFPEGKDPIEKVLEDTCKAVSDGVDEVDLVINYTKIIEDPKAGLHEATFLTKVVKNILKEKVLKVIIEVGALKSEDLIIQTTLAVLEGNADFVKTSTGKAQVNVTPSTAKSIIKAMKLHLAKNPEKKDKIGLKISGSIKDLSLASYYILLARDVFNALTCHPNHFRIGSSSLVPRLRKIIEKCPPC